In Humulus lupulus chromosome 7, drHumLupu1.1, whole genome shotgun sequence, the following are encoded in one genomic region:
- the LOC133792641 gene encoding uncharacterized protein LOC133792641 produces the protein MESLYERFRKQHPPVFEGSTDPLDAQDWKSSLEDIFEFMQLSHREKVSYAAHTLKKDAKIWWEVVKQTREVNQMTWAEFELVFNEKFYNEVVLTAKVSEFTRLQQGDLSVAEYAMTFDRLAKFAPDLAVEKALRAELIEEKITKAKAATSMPRRDTPFNKEQSRFHNDNKRRAQNFQFRQGHNKKFKGGQQNRQSRFQQQPRCQTCGKNHFRECRLLTKSCFKCGKGDHFIKDCPLMKNQQKKDEPQRTNARVFTITQAEADTNNSVVSGDIFASGILTHALIDSGATHSFASLTYVKRLGRSCEKLSEVFSTMLPSGEILYSTHWLRGVPICIDGRELYADLIMLEMHDYEVILGMDWLSKYNVTIDC, from the exons ATGGAATCACTATATGAACGATTCCGAAAACAACACCCACCAGTATTTGAAGGTAGCACTGACCCACTTGACGCACAAGACTGGAAGAGTTCTTTAGAAGACATCTTTGAGTTCATGCAACTAAGTCACAGGGAAAAGGTTTCTTATGCTGCACATACactgaaaaaggatgctaagatctggtgggaagtggttaaGCAGACTAGAGAAGTGAATCAGATGACTTGGGCAGAATTTGAACTGGTCTTCAATGAAAAGTTTTATAATGAAGTTGTGTTGACTGCTAAAGTAAGTGAGTTCACTAGATTACAACAAGGGGATCTTTCAGTGGCAGAGTACGCGATGACATTTGAccggttagccaagtttgcaccagacttg gctgtggagaaagctttgagagctgaactcaTAGAAGAAAAGATAACAAAAGCTAAAGCTGCTACTAGCATGCCTCGTAGAGACACTCCATTCAACAAAGAACAAAGCCGCTTTCACAATGACAACAAAAGAAGGGCCCAGAATTTCCAATTTAGACAAGGACATAATAAGAAATTTAAAGGAGGTCAGCAAAACAGGCAATCTAGATTCCAACAACAGCCACGATGTCAAACTTGTGGAAAGAATCATTTCAGGGAGTGCAGGCTTCTAACTAAGAGCTGCTTCAAATGTGGCAAGGGGGATCATTTTATCAAAGATTGTCCATTGATGAAGAACCAACAAAAGAAGGATGAACCTCAAAGGACAAATGCTAGGGTGTTCACAATTACTCAAGCTGAAGCTGATACCAACAACTCTGTGGTGTCAGGTGATATTTTTGCATCTGGTATTCTCACTCATGCATTAATAGATTCAGGTGCAACACATTCATTTGCATCCTTGACATATGTAAAAAGGTTGGGTAGATCATGTGAAAAATTGTCAGAagtttttagtacaatgttaccatcTGGAGAGATTTTGTATTCTACTCATTGGTTGAGGGGGGTTCCTATTTgcattgatggtagggaattatatgCTGATCTAATAATGTTAGAGATGCACGATTATGaggtgattttgggtatggattggctttcAAAGTATAATGTCACTATTGATTGTTGA